Proteins encoded within one genomic window of Halogeometricum sp. S1BR25-6:
- a CDS encoding 2Fe-2S iron-sulfur cluster-binding protein has translation MTETYEVEFVNEGRTIEVPADQPILEAAEEAGLDLPYQCRMGVCGVCSAIRVVDGDVEQTEGMFLSGSEKEEGYVLTCVARARSDLKLESNSGP, from the coding sequence ATGACAGAAACGTACGAGGTCGAATTCGTAAACGAGGGTCGCACTATCGAGGTGCCCGCGGACCAGCCTATCCTCGAAGCGGCCGAGGAGGCGGGACTCGACCTCCCCTACCAGTGCCGGATGGGCGTCTGCGGCGTCTGCAGCGCCATCCGCGTCGTGGACGGCGATGTCGAACAGACCGAGGGGATGTTCCTCTCCGGGAGCGAGAAGGAGGAGGGATACGTCCTCACGTGCGTCGCCCGAGCGCGGTCGGACCTGAAACTCGAATCGAATTCCGGTCCGTAA
- a CDS encoding MaoC family dehydratase — MTRYYEDIDADETHDLGSYTADRTELLSFAERYDPQPIHVDPDAAAETMYGEVIASGWHTASSCMRLLVDGFLAETATLGSFGPEELRWRNPVYPGDTVRVEARILGKTESTSRDDRGYVESEVEGTNGDGDEVVYWRATNIFLRKPDSGARS; from the coding sequence GTGACACGCTACTACGAGGACATTGACGCCGACGAAACGCACGACCTCGGCTCCTACACGGCCGACCGGACGGAACTCCTGTCGTTCGCCGAGCGGTACGACCCCCAACCCATCCACGTCGACCCGGACGCGGCGGCGGAGACGATGTACGGCGAAGTCATCGCCAGCGGATGGCACACCGCGAGTTCCTGCATGCGACTGCTGGTCGACGGCTTCCTCGCGGAGACGGCGACGCTCGGGTCGTTCGGCCCCGAAGAACTCCGCTGGCGGAACCCGGTGTATCCGGGTGACACCGTGCGCGTCGAGGCGCGCATCCTCGGAAAGACCGAATCGACCAGCCGAGACGACCGCGGGTACGTCGAGTCGGAGGTCGAGGGAACGAACGGCGACGGCGACGAAGTCGTCTACTGGCGCGCGACGAACATCTTCCTGCGGAAACCGGACAGCGGCGCTCGTTCGTGA
- a CDS encoding MBL fold metallo-hydrolase yields the protein MSEPHRIAVNEGSPEGSNSAYVLPDRGVVVDPGPPGNDDFERVRAGIEAAGLAMTDVEHVVLTHWHVDHVGLAPRLADAADATIHMHRRDAPLLAEYREARRRRVRRDASVLAGWGAPKGRIEEVRERDAPSPLPDQTPVVAHEDGERVADGELLHTPGHTEGHLAFRCDDVLFVGDTVLPTYTPNVGGSDTRAKNPLPDYLRTLRRLLRHDGECYPGHGDGLSLPERVGAIRSHHRQRAERVAERLGARGEATPWQVAVDLFGEMRGVHVKFGAGEAAAHLRALAAEAEAPVSRVGSDPERYVLDGAPAGAVPSSLFE from the coding sequence GTGAGTGAGCCGCATCGAATCGCCGTCAACGAAGGTTCGCCCGAGGGGTCGAACAGCGCCTACGTGCTCCCGGACCGCGGTGTGGTAGTCGACCCCGGACCGCCCGGCAACGACGACTTCGAGCGAGTGCGGGCGGGTATCGAGGCCGCCGGTCTCGCCATGACTGACGTGGAACACGTCGTCCTCACGCACTGGCACGTCGACCACGTGGGCCTCGCGCCGCGACTCGCCGACGCCGCGGACGCGACGATTCATATGCACCGGCGGGACGCGCCGTTGCTCGCCGAGTACCGCGAGGCGCGCCGTCGGCGGGTGCGACGGGATGCGTCGGTACTCGCCGGGTGGGGCGCCCCCAAGGGACGCATCGAGGAGGTTCGAGAGCGGGACGCCCCCTCGCCGCTCCCCGACCAGACCCCGGTCGTCGCCCACGAGGACGGCGAACGGGTCGCCGACGGCGAACTCCTGCACACGCCGGGTCACACCGAGGGACACCTCGCGTTTCGATGCGACGACGTCCTGTTCGTCGGCGACACCGTCCTGCCGACGTACACGCCGAACGTCGGCGGAAGCGACACCCGAGCGAAGAATCCCTTACCGGACTACCTCCGAACCCTCCGTCGACTACTGCGGCACGACGGTGAGTGCTACCCGGGTCACGGCGACGGTCTGTCGCTCCCCGAGCGCGTCGGTGCGATTCGGTCCCACCACCGACAGCGAGCCGAGCGAGTGGCCGAACGCCTCGGCGCGCGCGGCGAAGCGACGCCGTGGCAGGTGGCGGTGGACCTGTTCGGCGAGATGCGGGGCGTTCACGTCAAGTTCGGTGCCGGAGAGGCGGCGGCACACCTCCGAGCGCTGGCCGCCGAGGCAGAGGCCCCCGTCTCGCGCGTCGGGTCCGACCCCGAACGCTACGTTCTCGACGGCGCTCCGGCGGGGGCAGTTCCGTCCTCGCTCTTCGAGTGA
- a CDS encoding ester cyclase has product MGPSKRERMQISRQDFTRVWKQRDMDAIRDIYSLDFRGHGFPGNRTVTRSQYRRTVELFQRVFPDCRIELEEMRADSEFVYASWVFSGTPAIPGFGPNASPVSFRGTGRHRHRGGKVVEVWVETDWLSVAKQVGRSYSRSVHETISRLPTVFRLSTLEGI; this is encoded by the coding sequence ATGGGTCCCTCCAAACGCGAACGGATGCAGATCAGTCGGCAGGACTTCACGCGGGTGTGGAAGCAGCGAGATATGGATGCGATTCGCGACATCTACTCGCTCGACTTCCGCGGCCACGGCTTCCCGGGCAACCGAACGGTCACGCGGTCGCAGTACCGCCGGACGGTCGAACTGTTCCAACGGGTGTTCCCCGACTGCCGGATCGAACTCGAAGAGATGCGCGCGGACAGCGAGTTCGTGTACGCCTCGTGGGTGTTCTCCGGCACCCCCGCGATACCCGGATTCGGTCCGAACGCGTCGCCGGTGTCGTTCCGCGGCACCGGACGGCACCGGCACCGGGGCGGAAAAGTGGTGGAAGTGTGGGTCGAGACCGACTGGCTCTCGGTCGCAAAGCAGGTCGGACGGTCGTACTCCCGGTCTGTTCACGAAACGATATCGCGGCTACCGACCGTTTTTCGACTTTCTACGCTCGAAGGTATCTAA
- a CDS encoding phenylacetic acid degradation PaaB family protein produces the protein MKYEVFARINAGDELINVGNVDAENDRLAKVYAYRTFDEEDWDRLVVVRREHMVEATNVGTMPDTPGDAA, from the coding sequence ATGAAGTACGAGGTGTTCGCTCGCATCAACGCCGGAGACGAGCTCATCAACGTCGGCAACGTCGACGCGGAGAACGACCGACTCGCCAAAGTGTACGCCTACCGGACGTTCGACGAGGAGGACTGGGACCGACTCGTCGTCGTCCGGCGCGAGCACATGGTCGAGGCCACCAACGTCGGCACCATGCCGGACACGCCGGGTGATGCCGCGTGA
- a CDS encoding UbiD family decarboxylase domain-containing protein has translation MEFRETVDALAGNGDLLTVDEPVADPDLAFALAAESARSNGPAVLLTDVPGVGRLACGVRGGPDRMVRRRRLPWSRLAVGMGLPADATYETMLDVLSTAPAERPPLQRRAAAASGHERDASALCLPTVSSSDRPLVSEGLLAVEIDGRQFWAPVRGDLRGRTTLRLHVPATVADRLEPGSATVALGVPTAALMAAHLSCARTHPWRAWTAPEIAAALDDVPVAPHAGGLVPASAEIVLDGTVAPADDPAAGPRAAWESIADATSVTVSVDRVATRSDPLVPLAPVGEPLGDDIHQTSLVEGARLQARVNGYWGVSPVSWIGLPVEAQLGVCFVASEILYAGFEWQLANTLFSFATSFDKVVVLDADAAFEDLARALDDIWVKAHPSHDWVFSEAAAPAAAAPAYRRDGQTGSRLFVNAAWDPRWDEEFIAPEVNFEQMYPPEVRRTVEERWTELGFDGGNDAVDADDAAEGGESGGE, from the coding sequence ATGGAGTTTCGGGAAACCGTCGACGCGTTGGCGGGGAACGGTGACCTCCTGACGGTCGACGAACCGGTCGCGGACCCCGACCTCGCGTTCGCGCTCGCCGCCGAGAGCGCGCGGTCGAACGGCCCCGCCGTGCTGCTGACGGACGTGCCCGGCGTCGGCCGATTGGCCTGCGGCGTCCGGGGCGGGCCCGACCGGATGGTCCGGCGGCGACGGCTGCCGTGGAGCCGACTCGCGGTGGGGATGGGCCTGCCGGCCGACGCGACGTACGAGACGATGCTCGACGTGCTGTCGACCGCCCCCGCGGAGCGTCCGCCGCTGCAGCGTCGGGCGGCCGCGGCGAGCGGACACGAGCGGGACGCCTCGGCGCTCTGCCTGCCGACGGTGTCGTCGAGCGACCGACCGCTCGTATCCGAGGGGCTGCTTGCCGTCGAAATCGACGGGCGGCAGTTCTGGGCGCCCGTCCGCGGCGACCTCCGGGGGCGGACGACGCTCCGCCTCCACGTCCCCGCCACCGTCGCGGACCGCCTCGAACCGGGGTCGGCAACGGTGGCACTGGGCGTGCCGACGGCGGCGCTGATGGCCGCTCACCTCTCGTGCGCCCGGACGCATCCGTGGCGGGCGTGGACCGCCCCGGAGATAGCCGCGGCGCTGGACGACGTGCCCGTCGCGCCGCACGCCGGCGGCCTCGTCCCGGCCAGCGCGGAGATCGTCCTCGACGGGACGGTCGCTCCGGCCGACGATCCGGCCGCCGGACCCCGAGCGGCGTGGGAGAGCATCGCGGACGCCACGTCGGTGACCGTCTCGGTCGACCGGGTCGCCACTCGGTCAGACCCGCTCGTCCCCCTCGCCCCGGTCGGCGAACCGCTCGGTGACGACATTCACCAGACGAGCCTCGTAGAAGGCGCACGCCTTCAGGCCCGCGTGAACGGCTACTGGGGCGTCTCGCCGGTCAGTTGGATCGGTTTACCGGTCGAGGCGCAACTCGGCGTCTGCTTCGTCGCCAGCGAGATACTGTACGCCGGGTTCGAGTGGCAGCTGGCGAACACGCTGTTCTCGTTCGCCACGTCGTTCGACAAGGTGGTTGTCCTCGACGCTGACGCGGCGTTCGAGGACCTCGCGCGGGCGCTTGACGACATCTGGGTGAAGGCGCATCCCTCACATGACTGGGTGTTCAGCGAGGCGGCCGCTCCCGCGGCGGCCGCACCGGCCTACCGGCGGGACGGACAGACGGGGTCGAGACTGTTCGTCAACGCCGCGTGGGACCCCCGCTGGGACGAGGAGTTCATCGCGCCCGAGGTGAACTTCGAACAGATGTACCCCCCGGAGGTGCGGCGGACGGTCGAAGAGCGGTGGACGGAACTGGGGTTCGACGGCGGGAACGACGCGGTCGATGCGGACGACGCGGCGGAGGGAGGCGAGAGCGGCGGTGAGTGA
- a CDS encoding Phenylacetic acid catabolic protein, translating into MVTDKKLKQQLQDGKMIESEEQMTEGYKKALTQTLLVSGDTELMSAPAYYGPSLNAPSVNARASCISVIQDELGHGHIAYRLLEDLGYDREYLIHGREPHEFRNTYGFDQHLDNFAELVTAHGLWDRAGIALLSDIHENTSYAPWKRALTKVGKEEQFHLRHGETWMRRLSNKNDKTKQKVQDAVDWMFPIALEWFGLPDDKKKHDDQLAYQIKGLSNDELRQKWMDSAVPVCNQMGIDVPAHYDEEADEYVVEYEMPAHFDAETKTWHFDENTTWDDVIDRWRSRGPANEKYVDLLQSSQMDPVSA; encoded by the coding sequence ATGGTGACCGACAAGAAGCTAAAGCAGCAGCTGCAAGACGGGAAGATGATAGAGTCCGAGGAGCAGATGACGGAGGGCTACAAGAAGGCGCTGACGCAGACGCTCCTCGTCTCCGGCGACACCGAACTGATGAGCGCCCCCGCATACTACGGGCCCTCGCTGAACGCGCCGAGCGTCAACGCGCGCGCTTCCTGTATCAGTGTCATCCAAGACGAACTCGGTCACGGCCACATCGCGTACCGACTGCTCGAGGACTTGGGGTACGACCGCGAGTACCTCATCCACGGGCGTGAGCCGCACGAGTTCCGCAACACGTACGGCTTCGATCAGCACCTCGACAACTTCGCGGAACTGGTGACCGCACACGGTCTGTGGGACCGCGCGGGCATCGCGCTGCTGTCGGACATCCACGAGAACACCTCCTACGCCCCGTGGAAGCGGGCGCTGACGAAAGTCGGAAAGGAAGAGCAGTTCCACCTCCGCCACGGAGAGACGTGGATGCGTCGCCTCTCCAACAAGAACGACAAGACGAAGCAGAAGGTGCAGGACGCCGTCGACTGGATGTTCCCCATCGCCTTAGAGTGGTTCGGACTGCCGGACGACAAGAAGAAGCACGACGACCAACTCGCCTACCAGATAAAGGGCCTGAGCAACGACGAACTCCGCCAGAAGTGGATGGACAGCGCCGTCCCCGTCTGCAACCAGATGGGCATCGACGTCCCCGCCCACTACGACGAGGAGGCCGACGAGTACGTCGTCGAGTACGAAATGCCGGCGCACTTCGACGCCGAGACGAAGACCTGGCACTTCGACGAGAACACCACGTGGGACGACGTCATCGACCGCTGGCGCTCCCGCGGTCCGGCCAACGAAAAGTACGTCGACCTCCTGCAGTCCAGCCAGATGGACCCCGTCTCAGCATGA
- a CDS encoding acyl-CoA dehydrogenase family protein: MHLIESALSESHRTVRDRADAFAEEVVAPRAEEIEETDEFPRDVVEAAGERGLLGLLLPDGYGDLSSDFLGYCLAVERIAAESGAVAETIQGHTFAALPVARFGTDEQKERYLEPMARGEAVGAMLLTEPGAGSSPSELETVAEATDDGYRLSGEKAFGTNAGVADVHLVVARKRPQPDDSHGVSVFLVPGADETAGFAFDRVEYMGMRGHVTGDSTFDGVVVPADDLLGSVGQGFRIAMGTIDMARTGIGAIGTGIARGAFDAAVDYAGDREQGGKAIGEYQAVQVLVADMYQQLSAARHSVYSSALAISEDDGETRLSSAAKLAGSEAAEFVTRNAMQVYGGKGYRTDLPLERYYRDARILSLIGGTSEIQRTTIARETLDL, encoded by the coding sequence ATGCATCTCATCGAGTCCGCACTGTCGGAGAGCCATCGGACCGTCCGTGACCGAGCGGACGCGTTCGCCGAAGAGGTCGTCGCGCCGCGCGCGGAGGAGATAGAAGAGACCGACGAGTTCCCGCGCGACGTCGTCGAAGCGGCGGGTGAGCGCGGCCTGCTCGGACTGCTCTTACCCGACGGGTACGGCGACCTCTCCTCGGATTTCCTCGGCTACTGTCTGGCGGTCGAGCGAATCGCGGCCGAGAGTGGCGCCGTCGCGGAGACGATTCAGGGCCACACGTTCGCCGCCCTTCCCGTCGCTCGGTTCGGAACGGACGAACAGAAGGAGCGCTACCTCGAACCGATGGCTCGCGGAGAGGCGGTCGGGGCGATGCTTCTGACCGAACCCGGCGCGGGGAGTTCTCCCTCCGAGTTGGAGACCGTCGCCGAGGCGACTGACGACGGCTACCGACTCTCCGGCGAGAAGGCGTTCGGGACCAACGCCGGCGTCGCGGACGTTCACCTTGTCGTCGCCCGCAAGCGTCCGCAACCCGACGACTCCCACGGCGTCAGCGTCTTCCTCGTCCCCGGCGCGGACGAGACGGCGGGTTTCGCGTTCGACCGCGTCGAGTACATGGGCATGCGCGGCCACGTCACCGGCGACTCGACGTTCGACGGCGTAGTCGTCCCCGCGGACGACCTCCTCGGGAGCGTCGGGCAGGGCTTCCGCATCGCGATGGGCACGATCGACATGGCGCGAACCGGCATCGGCGCCATTGGCACCGGCATCGCGCGCGGCGCGTTCGACGCCGCCGTCGACTACGCGGGCGACCGGGAGCAGGGAGGCAAAGCAATCGGCGAGTACCAAGCGGTCCAAGTGCTCGTCGCCGACATGTACCAACAGCTCTCGGCCGCCCGTCACTCCGTCTACTCCTCCGCGCTCGCTATTTCCGAGGACGACGGCGAGACCCGACTGTCGAGCGCAGCCAAACTCGCCGGAAGCGAGGCGGCCGAGTTCGTCACCCGCAACGCGATGCAGGTGTACGGGGGGAAAGGCTACCGAACGGACCTGCCGCTCGAACGCTACTACCGTGATGCGCGCATTCTCAGTCTCATCGGCGGCACTTCGGAGATACAGCGGACGACAATCGCCCGCGAGACGCTCGACCTCTGA
- a CDS encoding UbiD family decarboxylase — MSESDRRVVSEPSLRSYLDALDDRGDLVRVTEELSWDLEASAVAMRAGDRDGPIPLFEHVRGSDVPGARLVGDPYRGSQRRPWDRIATALGLPADADSAAYYDAMLERLTDPVDPVLVDADPEDAPCKEVVRTGEEARLLSLPWPYIHSGDGGRYSNLHTLVVPDPDSEWVDWSTHRMMIHDDRQGSVLLLAGEQTPNLYYYKYERRDEPMPAAVVVGAEPAVQCTSVMWIPTGSDEARYAGGLRGAPVELVECETNDLRVPANAELVVEGHLLPEERLDEGPFGDYFGYMHGPRRSMPAFRVDAITHRESPIIPFCVEGMGVGYTENTTSSMEVGCVGPDATLGLRAAGFDVVRCVPWQFTPRTAYVVATATDDPGTLHELANFIFTTWGMLHIDFFIFVDACVDPLDTRAVFEAIALHADPDADFHQFGVETMPKVPLNIYQTPDEKGDAQTGTSKAKTAKAYIDATGSEEARPAVVSESSRARARELLSTAGVVAAPRGGTERVDLASDASASGGER; from the coding sequence GTGAGCGAATCCGACCGCCGGGTCGTCTCCGAACCCAGCCTGCGGTCGTACCTCGACGCGCTCGACGACCGGGGGGACCTCGTGCGCGTGACCGAGGAGCTATCGTGGGACCTCGAAGCGAGCGCCGTCGCCATGCGCGCCGGCGACCGGGACGGACCGATTCCGTTGTTCGAACACGTGCGAGGAAGCGACGTGCCCGGCGCGCGGTTGGTCGGCGACCCGTACCGCGGGTCGCAGCGCAGGCCGTGGGACCGTATCGCGACGGCGCTGGGCCTCCCGGCCGACGCGGACAGCGCGGCGTACTACGACGCGATGCTGGAGCGGTTGACCGACCCCGTCGACCCCGTCCTCGTTGACGCCGACCCCGAGGACGCGCCGTGCAAGGAGGTGGTTCGGACGGGCGAGGAGGCGCGACTGCTGTCGCTGCCGTGGCCGTACATCCACTCGGGCGACGGCGGGCGCTACTCGAACCTCCACACGCTCGTCGTCCCGGACCCCGATTCCGAGTGGGTCGACTGGTCGACCCATCGGATGATGATACACGACGACCGGCAGGGCAGCGTCCTGCTGCTGGCGGGTGAACAGACGCCGAACCTCTACTACTACAAGTACGAGCGACGGGACGAACCGATGCCCGCCGCCGTCGTCGTCGGCGCCGAGCCAGCGGTCCAATGCACGTCGGTGATGTGGATTCCGACCGGAAGCGACGAGGCGCGGTACGCGGGCGGCCTCCGCGGCGCGCCGGTCGAACTCGTCGAGTGCGAGACGAACGACCTGCGCGTTCCGGCCAACGCGGAACTCGTCGTCGAGGGGCACCTTCTCCCCGAGGAGCGACTCGACGAGGGGCCGTTCGGCGACTACTTCGGCTACATGCACGGTCCCAGACGGTCGATGCCCGCGTTCAGAGTCGACGCCATCACGCACCGCGAATCGCCCATCATCCCGTTCTGCGTCGAGGGGATGGGCGTCGGCTACACCGAGAACACGACGAGTTCGATGGAGGTCGGGTGCGTCGGCCCGGACGCGACGCTCGGCCTGCGCGCGGCGGGGTTCGACGTGGTCCGCTGCGTCCCGTGGCAGTTCACGCCGCGGACGGCGTACGTGGTGGCGACGGCGACAGACGACCCGGGGACGCTCCACGAACTGGCGAACTTCATCTTCACGACGTGGGGGATGCTCCACATCGACTTCTTCATCTTCGTCGACGCCTGCGTCGACCCGCTGGACACGAGGGCGGTGTTCGAGGCCATCGCCCTGCACGCCGACCCCGACGCCGACTTTCACCAGTTCGGCGTGGAGACGATGCCGAAGGTGCCGCTGAACATCTACCAGACGCCGGACGAGAAGGGGGACGCGCAGACCGGTACCTCGAAGGCGAAGACCGCGAAGGCGTACATCGACGCGACCGGGTCGGAGGAGGCGCGACCGGCGGTCGTCTCCGAGTCGAGTCGGGCGCGCGCGCGGGAACTGCTCTCGACGGCCGGCGTCGTGGCGGCGCCCCGAGGCGGGACGGAGCGCGTAGACCTCGCGAGTGACGCCTCGGCGTCGGGAGGCGAGCGCTGA
- a CDS encoding GNAT family N-acetyltransferase, whose translation MDVEIRRATTEDGPALLDLWHGFTEHLSEYDERYQHKEDADDRWLQYFENQLVDSKYGAVFIAVAEDDIVGVIEARLTGDHPIFRLSDHGYINGHYVAESHRDQGVGDALVEAAVEWFSESDRDVSFCRVDVIEGDDQGREAYERMGFSPVEHVYERQVD comes from the coding sequence ATGGACGTTGAAATCCGGCGGGCGACCACGGAGGACGGACCGGCCTTACTCGACCTCTGGCACGGGTTCACCGAACACCTCTCCGAGTACGACGAGCGCTACCAGCACAAGGAGGACGCCGACGACCGGTGGCTCCAGTACTTCGAGAACCAACTCGTCGACTCGAAGTACGGCGCCGTGTTCATCGCCGTCGCCGAGGACGACATCGTCGGCGTCATCGAGGCCCGACTCACGGGCGACCACCCCATCTTCCGCCTCTCCGACCACGGTTACATCAACGGCCACTACGTCGCCGAATCGCATCGCGACCAGGGCGTCGGAGATGCGCTGGTGGAGGCGGCCGTCGAGTGGTTCTCGGAGTCCGACCGCGACGTTTCCTTCTGTCGCGTCGACGTCATCGAGGGCGACGACCAAGGGCGCGAGGCGTACGAGCGGATGGGCTTTTCTCCGGTCGAACACGTGTACGAGCGACAGGTGGACTGA
- a CDS encoding metal-sulfur cluster assembly factor: MSIQQQTESDAAPLGPTEDATAFEEEIWANLDEIPDPHIPVSLVEMAMIYDVHVEQNADGADVLVEMTFPCMGCPAYDMILDDIRACLRTMAGVDDVEVDVVWTPLWEKSMLTQDVREKMRESGIAL, encoded by the coding sequence ATGAGCATCCAACAACAGACCGAATCGGACGCAGCACCGCTCGGACCGACCGAGGACGCCACCGCCTTCGAGGAGGAGATTTGGGCGAACCTCGACGAGATTCCGGACCCGCACATCCCGGTGAGCCTCGTGGAGATGGCGATGATATACGACGTACACGTCGAGCAGAACGCCGACGGGGCGGACGTGCTCGTCGAGATGACGTTTCCCTGCATGGGATGTCCGGCCTACGACATGATACTCGACGATATCCGCGCGTGCCTGCGGACGATGGCGGGCGTCGACGACGTCGAGGTGGACGTGGTGTGGACCCCCCTCTGGGAGAAGAGCATGCTGACGCAGGACGTCCGAGAGAAGATGCGGGAGTCCGGTATCGCGCTATGA
- a CDS encoding enoyl-CoA hydratase/isomerase family protein, with protein sequence METFAELELENFETEQDGHVGIVRLNKPPANAHDADMVLEFQKMVETIRFDETVRAAVLSSTSDKFFSSGYDIQALQDESPEHIGYASQTSKESILKMRSTDTIFIAAVDGHCMGGGLEFALATDIRYCGDDDGYNLGVPEVKLGLIPGEAGTQLLPRYVGRSKALKMMLNDERLTPKEAADAGIIDELVEPGTCEEEAIAFAKQVASLPNKAVGHIKVAINEGMEMSLYDALAHERELQNQLFDTEGAKEGISAFLEKRDPDFIKAELGDDAVTTDDD encoded by the coding sequence ATGGAGACCTTCGCAGAACTCGAGCTAGAGAACTTCGAGACGGAACAGGACGGCCACGTCGGCATCGTCCGGTTGAACAAGCCGCCCGCGAACGCCCACGACGCGGACATGGTATTGGAGTTCCAGAAGATGGTGGAGACCATCCGCTTCGACGAGACGGTCCGCGCCGCCGTCCTCAGCAGCACCAGTGACAAGTTCTTCTCCTCCGGATACGACATCCAGGCGCTGCAGGACGAGAGCCCCGAGCACATCGGCTACGCGAGTCAGACCAGCAAGGAGTCCATCCTGAAGATGCGCTCGACGGACACCATCTTCATCGCCGCCGTCGACGGCCACTGCATGGGTGGCGGTCTGGAGTTCGCGCTCGCGACGGACATCCGGTACTGCGGCGACGACGACGGCTACAACCTCGGCGTCCCCGAGGTGAAACTCGGTCTCATCCCCGGCGAGGCCGGCACCCAACTGCTCCCCCGCTACGTCGGCCGGTCGAAGGCGCTCAAGATGATGCTCAACGACGAGCGCCTCACGCCGAAGGAAGCGGCCGACGCCGGCATCATCGACGAACTGGTCGAACCCGGTACCTGCGAGGAGGAAGCCATCGCGTTCGCGAAACAGGTCGCGAGCCTTCCCAACAAGGCCGTCGGACACATCAAAGTCGCCATCAACGAGGGCATGGAGATGTCGCTGTACGACGCGCTGGCGCACGAGCGCGAACTGCAGAACCAACTGTTCGACACCGAGGGTGCCAAAGAGGGAATCAGCGCGTTCCTCGAGAAGCGCGACCCGGACTTCATCAAGGCCGAACTCGGCGATGACGCCGTCACGACCGACGACGACTGA
- a CDS encoding Phenylacetic acid catabolic protein: MSKWSDEAVNYVQAIADTKLVLSQRYAEWMFSGPVLEDDIAGASAAQDELGHVRQLFRLLGQQGRADDWLEGDRTAAEFSNAATIDERPGSWVEFVVRIGLTERAAWYLIDAIDHEDFEGLGTRIGQDEYFHLEFLDGRLETMGDERTDQVTAALESALPDVLAFLGPAAYDDETDPLVASGFTDRSASALRAAFVDRLEEIFGGTAVDVDALDVNWDAPDVEEWDERRRRTGDGTISEGDVESLSGVQNAEFRME; the protein is encoded by the coding sequence GTGAGCAAGTGGTCCGACGAGGCGGTCAACTACGTGCAGGCCATCGCCGACACGAAACTCGTGCTGTCGCAGCGGTACGCCGAGTGGATGTTCTCGGGCCCGGTACTCGAAGACGACATCGCGGGCGCGAGCGCCGCGCAGGACGAACTCGGACACGTTCGCCAACTGTTCCGACTGCTCGGACAGCAGGGACGCGCGGACGACTGGCTCGAAGGCGACCGGACCGCCGCCGAGTTCTCGAACGCGGCGACCATCGACGAACGGCCCGGGTCGTGGGTGGAGTTCGTCGTGCGCATCGGACTGACCGAACGCGCGGCGTGGTACCTCATCGACGCCATCGATCATGAGGACTTCGAGGGTCTCGGCACCCGCATCGGGCAGGACGAGTACTTCCACTTGGAGTTCCTCGACGGTCGACTGGAGACGATGGGAGACGAACGGACCGACCAGGTGACCGCCGCGCTCGAATCGGCGCTCCCCGACGTACTCGCTTTCCTCGGGCCCGCCGCGTACGACGATGAGACGGACCCGCTCGTCGCGTCCGGCTTTACCGACCGGTCGGCGTCGGCCCTGCGCGCGGCGTTCGTCGACCGCCTCGAAGAGATATTCGGGGGAACGGCCGTCGACGTCGACGCTCTCGACGTGAACTGGGACGCTCCCGACGTCGAGGAGTGGGACGAGCGCCGCCGTCGGACGGGCGACGGCACCATCTCGGAGGGTGACGTCGAATCGCTCAGCGGCGTCCAGAACGCCGAGTTCAGGATGGAGTGA